atagACAGAATAGAATAGCTACAAGACAACTGCGTGAACTATAACCGATTTCTGTGCGTGCGGTCCCAgcaattaataatattttttatttaattcttggtttaataattcacatttacaaTTAAGAAAGTTTTAGATTTTCTCGTTCATAATATTCCACAGTTCTGTACTATGCTTCGTCAAAAACCCTTAATTGTACTACCTTTCGaatcttttgttttaattctgaGACCAGGGATTGATCTTTCAGCCGATTTACGTTTAATTTCCAGTATTTCTTCTTTTATCACCTTCCCTTGTGTTGGCACTCGTCGCGCCAAGCGGTCTCCATTTACAGATCTCGTCTGAGGATTACTTGAGCTGTATATTTGATCCATAAATCCTACCCATTCTTGTCTTAGTTTTGTGTAAAACCTTGAAAATCCCTCATCACATGGATATAATTTTAAAACGGACCTTCATGTTAAAAGCGTTGTATATGTTTCCGACAGTGTCTGACCAACCcttcttctttaaaaatcaGTTATTGTTCTTCAATTACTATGTTAAAATCTCGTGCAAAATAATATTCTGGCCTGTGCATGGCACttctttaatgaaatattagaatttttcttgatttaaacattttgtgattttaacaGAATTCccaaactcctcgctgtcacaGCCAATAGAGTCTTCTAAAATCCTTCCATTGACCTTTTATGTCgtctgtgtgttaatgttgtaCACCCTGGGCATACATTACACATGGGCATAATGAATAGGAACATCAGCCAAACATCATGTTAAATTTAGTCTATGTTTTGGCCATTTTTGTGCTGGCCTCTTGTCTATGGGGAAATTATCATGGGGCATCTCcgtaggaaaaaaaacaaatctccactttcctctgtctctgaggcTCTGTCAGACTCCTCTTCACTCTCAGCATTACTGTTGTCTTAATTATAGTCATCCCCGTgagcttgtgtgtctgtgagcctgtgtgcgTCAGTGAGCTTGTGCGTCAGTGAGCTTGTGTGTCTGAgccttgtgtgtctgtgagcctgtgctgGAAAGCTTGTGTGTGATTCCGGTGTTTTAATAAAATCCTGGAAATAGGACAGAATAAAAGAGAACTTTATTGTCAAAACAAGTGGAAATTTCCTGTGATGCATGTAGCAGTTAGTTGTAGCACACACTGACAAAGACAGTATAATCaacaaagtattaaaacaatcaagaatgcaggaaatgaaggaATAAGAAACCAGCCACAGTGATGGTGCAAAAAACAGGGTGACACAGTTAAACACCCGAAATGAGGGAAGTACAGGACATTTCCTCACGGGCTGATTCACTGTGAggtgaggtgtgggtgtggtcagggtGAGGTGTGGATGTGGTCATGGTGAGGTGTGGGTGCAGTCAGggtgaggtgtgggtgtggtcagggtgaggtgtaggtgtgtgtgcggtcagGGTgaggtgtaggtgtgggtgcagtcagggtgaggtgtgggtgtggtcagggtgaggtgtaggtgtgtgtgcggtcagggtgaggtgtgggtgtggtcagggtgaggtgtaggtgtgggtgcGGTCAGggtgaggtgtgggtgtggtcagggtgaggtgtaggtgtgggtgcAGTCAGGGTgaggtgtaggtgtgggtgcGGTCAGggtgaggtgtgggtgtggtcagggtgagtgtaggtgtgggtgCGGTCAGGGTGAGGGTGGTAGGGTGGTGGGTGCAGGTGggtgaggtgtgggtgtggtcagggtgaggtgtaggtgtgggtgcGGTCAGggtgaggtgtgggtgtggtcagggtgaggtgtgggtgaggtgtaggtgtgggtgcGGTCAGggtgaggtgtgggtgtggtcagggtgaggtgtaggtgtgggtgcGGTCAGGGTGAGGTGTGGGTGCGGTCAGggtgaggtgtgggtgtggtcagggtgaggtgtaggtgtgggtgcAGTCAGGGTGAGGTGTGGGTGCGGTCAGggtgaggtgtgggtgtggtcagggtgaggtgtaggtgtgggtgcGGTCAGggtgaggtgtgggtgtggtcagggtgaggtgtaggtgtgggtgcAGTCAGGGTGAGGTGTGGGTGCGGTCAGggtgaggtgtgggtgtggtcagggtgaggtgtaggtgtgggtgcagtcagggtgaggtgtgggtgtggtcccGGTCATACACTCTGCCGTAGAGCGCAGCAGTCACCAGACCGCGCTCCATCCCGTGGCGGGTCATgtagaagccccgcccctcccagccGCTGTGGTCGATGCGGTCCAGCTGCATGTGGCTCCCGAGCACGCTTGGGAACACGTGGCGCGTGCTGAAGTTTCCCATCAGCCGGAAGTCCAGGAGCGTGTCGGCGTGGTCGATCGCTTTCCCACAGGTCTGAGGGGTGAGACCGCTGCACCTAATCAGTGCACACACCTGCAAGTACGTTCTGTTCTTATGCAGGCCATCGAAGGCTGCCAAGGCATAGAGCTCCTGGGGCGCAGTGCGCCTTCGGAACTGCAGGTGGCAGCAGAGTGCGTTATCGCACACAGACAGGTTACCCTCAGCGCCCTCTACGAGCACCATGGTGTAATTGTCACGCATCATCACTGCCTtgaaggggctgctgggggcaGCTGGCTCCTCGGGGTGACCCCTTCCCTCAGGGACAGTCCGCTTCCACTCCCTGTCCCCCTGCTGGTATTGCTGGGGCTCCTGCTCTCCTGAGaagggtggtgggaggggggggctgtgggagtCCAGAACAGGAAGAGTTTTCACCAGCAGCTGGCCGGCTTCTGGCTCGCCCGCCCGTGCGTGGTGATATAGAGCCTCCCGGGGGCTGAATATCCCGCTGCCGGTCATTCTCAGCTTTTCTACGCGAAGGTTAGCGGACAGGAGGGTGGTGCTAGTGGCGTAGGAGAAGGAGCGGTGAAACTGTACAGAATCCAGCAGGGGGAGTGCGTTCATCCAGGCTGTGGGGAAGATGAGCTGCCGCACGCCCAGCTTCTCCACCAGCTCCACCGCTGGGTTGTAGAACAGGATGTCGAAGCAGGTGAACAGGCCGAAGCGACCAGCGAAGGGTGTGTCGAAGGTGATGAGCTGGGGGTCAGCAGGCGTGTCAAACTCGAATTCGAAGTACAGGTTCCGCTTGCGGTAACGCGCTACCAGTGTGCCGTTAGCACTGAACACCACATTCGTGTTAAACTGGTAGCGCCCatcgggggggcaggggggggtctGGGCATCGCAATCCTCACGCCCCGGCATGTTTGCCACCAGGTACAGGCTGTTGTTCTTGGCCATGCAGCTGAGACGATGCTGAACCTGCAGGTGGAGACAAACCCAAACAGAACTTTACAGCACCAAACAAGCTGTCACATCATACAACCACAGTAAATTCATCAGACACATTGAGAAGGAGTAAAGTAAAACTTTCTAAATTAAATCTCCTCTCACATAGTACAGAACCTCACGGCCTCCTACTCAGAACCTCACTTTTTCCCACAGAACCTTGCTTTCTCTGGCAGTACCTCACTAACTCCCACACAGAAACTCACTTCCACACAGTACCTCACTACTTCTCACACAGAACCTTGCTTCCTCCTACACAGAATCTCATTTCCACACAGTACCTCACTTCCTCCCACACAACCTTACTTCCTCTCGTACAGTACCTTTCTTCCTTTCACACGGAACCTTGTTTCCACTTACAGAGAAAGTTAGGTTCCGTGTAGGTGGAAGTAATGTTCCGTGTGAAAGGAAGAAAGGTACGATGTGAGAGGAAGTAAGGTTTTGTTGCAGGTACTTCCCATACCatacctgacatcctcccacaTATAACCTCATTACCTCACATACAGTGTATCACTTCCTCTCACATGGAACTTTGCTTCTTCCCACACAGAACCTCACGTCCTCCCACTGAGCACCTCACTTCTTTCCCCAAGGTACCTTACTTCCTCCCACACAGAACCTCACTTCCTCCCACACTGCATTTCACATCCTTCCACACAGAACACCTCACTTCCACTTGCAGCACCTTGCTTCCTCCTGCACAGATCCTCACTTACTCTCAAGCAGTACCCCACCTCATAGTACCTCACTTCCTCCCCCAGAGTACCTCAGTTCCTCCCCATCACAGTACCTCAGTATTAGGGAAGCGGGTTGGGTCAGAACAGGGGTTCCAGCTCACAGCCGTGGGGTCTGGCACCGTCTCCAGGTAACCAACGATGGACTCCCTGCTGAAGTTAAAGCCATGGATACCATCTTCTGGAAACACAATGATGTGGGCATGCTGAGGACAGGAAGTAGAGAGTTACTGCACACTGAATACAGGAAGTACAGAGCTACAGTACCCTGAGCACCTGAAGTACATAGTTACTGCACCCTGAATGCAGGAAGTACACCCCGAACCAGCTGTGAGCACTTCTTGTGGGTGTGCAGATGTAGGTGAACAGGTGTATGCATACATTTGTAGGTATACAGGTGCAGGCATGTAAGGTTACAGGTGTAGGTTTATTGCTATACTGGTGTAGGTGTGGAAGTTTACACGTGTAGGTTTACAGATGTATAGGTCCAGGTGTGGAGGTTTACACGTGTAGGTTTATATTTGATGGCATAGGTCTGTATGTatacaggtggaggtgtgtaggTTTCTAGGTGAacaggtgcaggtgtggaggTTTACACATGTAGATTTACAGATGTGTAGGTCCAGGTGTGCAGGTATGGTGTTACCTGTTtggcggcagcagcagcctgctccTCATACACGTCCAGGTTCTTATTCATGTGTTCCAGCGCTTCCTGCCGGCTCAGCGGAACCTTGGGCTGCGGGTTCCGAATGACGTGGTGCTCGTACACGGCCGCCACGTAGGACCCACCCCCTGCCACGCCCCCTTCTCCACCCCCTGCCCCGTCCACCCCCAGGCTCAGCATGAGGACAGAAGCAGCACGCAGAATGTACTGCGCCATCGCTGAACCCAGATCAGACCACCACCGATCCACTCCGCCCTGCAACAGAGAGACTCCAGGTAACagctgacctcagatcagcagGAAAACCCTGCACAGGGTGAAATGTTAGCCTGGCCCCAGTCAGAGGCTCAGTCCGAACCAGAGCCCCATGTACtgcttcctgtgttctgtgtacTAGCATACTGTGTACTATACTGTTGAGTATGCAACATGCAGTATTAAAAAATATCCCCCAGATGTCCTACCTATGCAGTTGGCGTTTAAATCTTGCGCAGCCTTGCTCACAAGTCGTCCttgttgttgaaggaaaatgtCAGTGCAGCAAACAATGTGTACTCGGCAAAAACCCAGATAAATAAGTTTATCATCCGAGCATAAAGTACATTACATTCAGAGAAAATTTCTCCCGTTAAAGGGCAACTTGTAGGTTGGCATAACCGTGATTTAATATGTGGGGAAATGATGTAGCAATGGggttttaatgttaaaaattttaaaaatacgcTTAGAATGACATCTCTGCTTTATTTTGTGACGTGatcggccacgcccacctcaaATCCGGGGAAATCGAACGTGACGTCACATAAGTGAGTCGGAACAGAGCTAGAGCTGAGACCAATGGCAAAGTAAGCAATATTAACAGAAATGTGAATCACAATCTTGACATCGTGGAGACTTGATGAGGTATAAAATCATCTTGCCAATACTTGTGATGGGCCACAGCCGTATAATTTCGAGCCTGCAAGGCGCCCAAGGGACCAGGAACAGGATGACAAAAACAACGGGGAATGCCAATAGATGGAGTTGTGGCGTGAGGAGATCCTGTTGTGAACTGGACGGATGTCTTGTGAGTGACTCGTGAGAGCTACTGTACTATGACAAAAGCTTCTGCTGCTTAACATTGTTTGCTTAGTTAATGCATATCAGGCAGTACCTGAAACGAACAGTTATCAGGTACAGGCTCCGTCTGAAAGCTTATGTTCATAATCAGTTAACTGGGATGTTGCTAGCTAAACATTGCGTTGCTAGATAACTgttata
This region of Anguilla rostrata isolate EN2019 chromosome 8, ASM1855537v3, whole genome shotgun sequence genomic DNA includes:
- the LOC135262187 gene encoding biotinidase-like isoform X2; translation: MAKNNSLYLVANMPGREDCDAQTPPCPPDGRYQFNTNVVFSANGTLVARYRKRNLYFEFEFDTPADPQLITFDTPFAGRFGLFTCFDILFYNPAVELVEKLGVRQLIFPTAWMNALPLLDSVQFHRSFSYATSTTLLSANLRVEKLRMTGSGIFSPREALYHHARAGEPEAGQLLVKTLPVLDSHSPPLPPPFSGEQEPQQYQQGDREWKRTVPEGRGHPEEPAAPSSPFKAVMMRDNYTMVLVEGAEGNLSVCDNALCCHLQFRRRTAPQELYALAAFDGLHKNRTYLQVCALIRCSGLTPQTCGKAIDHADTLLDFRLMGNFSTRHVFPSVLGSHMQLDRIDHSGWEGRGFYMTRHGMERGLVTAALYGRVYDRDHTHTSP
- the LOC135262187 gene encoding biotinidase-like isoform X1 gives rise to the protein MNKNLDVYEEQAAAAAKQHAHIIVFPEDGIHGFNFSRESIVGYLETVPDPTAVSWNPCSDPTRFPNTEVQHRLSCMAKNNSLYLVANMPGREDCDAQTPPCPPDGRYQFNTNVVFSANGTLVARYRKRNLYFEFEFDTPADPQLITFDTPFAGRFGLFTCFDILFYNPAVELVEKLGVRQLIFPTAWMNALPLLDSVQFHRSFSYATSTTLLSANLRVEKLRMTGSGIFSPREALYHHARAGEPEAGQLLVKTLPVLDSHSPPLPPPFSGEQEPQQYQQGDREWKRTVPEGRGHPEEPAAPSSPFKAVMMRDNYTMVLVEGAEGNLSVCDNALCCHLQFRRRTAPQELYALAAFDGLHKNRTYLQVCALIRCSGLTPQTCGKAIDHADTLLDFRLMGNFSTRHVFPSVLGSHMQLDRIDHSGWEGRGFYMTRHGMERGLVTAALYGRVYDRDHTHTSP